The following are from one region of the Rhizobacter sp. AJA081-3 genome:
- a CDS encoding YqgE/AlgH family protein gives MAGAAINLTNHFLIAMPGMGDGTFAGTVIYLCEHTEKGALGLVINKPIDIKLKNLFEKVELTLDREDLAEEPVYFGGPVQTERGFVLHERLGGDATEGGTYNSSLQIPGGLEMTTSKDVLEALANGAGPKKVLVTLGYSGWSAGQLEDEISRNGWINVGAEPGIIFDTPVEQRYDKALSLLGIDPRMLSQEAGHA, from the coding sequence ATGGCCGGCGCAGCGATCAACCTCACGAACCACTTCCTCATCGCCATGCCCGGCATGGGGGACGGCACGTTCGCCGGCACGGTGATCTACCTGTGCGAGCACACCGAGAAGGGTGCGCTGGGCCTGGTGATCAACAAGCCGATCGACATCAAGCTGAAGAACCTGTTCGAGAAGGTGGAGCTCACGCTGGACCGCGAAGACCTGGCCGAGGAGCCGGTCTACTTCGGCGGCCCGGTGCAGACCGAGCGCGGTTTCGTGCTGCACGAGCGCCTGGGCGGCGACGCGACCGAAGGCGGCACCTACAACTCCTCGCTGCAGATTCCCGGCGGCCTGGAAATGACCACCAGCAAGGACGTGCTGGAGGCGCTGGCCAACGGCGCCGGGCCGAAGAAGGTGCTGGTGACGCTGGGCTACAGCGGCTGGAGCGCCGGGCAGCTGGAAGACGAGATCAGCCGCAACGGCTGGATCAACGTCGGCGCCGAGCCCGGCATCATCTTCGACACGCCGGTCGAGCAGCGCTACGACAAGGCGCTGTCGCTGCTGGGCATCGACCCGCGCATGCTCAGCCAGGAGGCGGGGCACGCATGA
- a CDS encoding deoxyribodipyrimidine photo-lyase, which yields MHHDKNAPALDSALVWFRRDLRAHDHSALFHALKAARQVWCVFVFDRDILDPLLERGLRTDRRVEFIHDSVTQLDAALAALGEQHGRTGVRLLVRHGHAAHELVALASALHVQAVYANHDDEPAALQRDARVRGLLAGAGIALHTSKDHVVFERSEVLTAAGSPYGVFTPYKNAWLRKLEPYFVKAYPVAAHAAALAPVPPQVACALPSLDALGFERSNLHALKIPVGERGAQALLDDFLPRIDEYGRTRDFPAVKGPSYLSVHLRFGTCSIRTLAREAWARQQAGSEGARVWLSELVWRDFYHQILHHHPRVVGHCFKPEFDAIRWDHGKHADELFAAWCAGRTGYPLIDAAMAQINQTGYMHNRLRMVVASFLTKDLGIDWRRGEQYFADHLNDFDLAANNGGWQWAASTGCDAQPWFRIFNPVSQSRRFDPQGRFIRRYLPQLAALPDELIHAPWEARPVDLAAAGIELGMHYPAPVVQHDEARQRTLDRFAVVKKKD from the coding sequence ATGCATCACGACAAGAATGCCCCCGCGCTGGACTCCGCACTGGTCTGGTTCCGCCGCGACCTGCGCGCCCACGACCATTCGGCGCTGTTCCACGCGCTGAAGGCGGCGCGGCAGGTCTGGTGCGTCTTCGTCTTCGACCGCGACATCCTCGACCCGCTGCTGGAGCGCGGCCTGCGCACGGACCGGCGCGTCGAGTTCATCCACGACAGCGTGACGCAACTCGATGCGGCGCTGGCCGCGCTGGGCGAGCAGCACGGCCGCACCGGGGTCCGCCTGCTGGTGCGCCACGGCCATGCGGCACACGAACTCGTCGCGCTGGCCAGCGCGCTGCACGTGCAGGCGGTCTATGCCAACCACGACGACGAGCCGGCGGCCCTGCAGCGCGACGCCCGTGTGCGCGGCCTGCTGGCCGGCGCCGGCATCGCGCTGCACACCTCCAAGGACCACGTGGTGTTCGAGCGCAGCGAAGTGCTCACCGCGGCCGGTTCGCCCTACGGCGTGTTCACGCCCTACAAGAACGCCTGGCTGCGCAAGCTCGAGCCCTACTTCGTCAAGGCCTATCCGGTGGCGGCACACGCGGCCGCGCTGGCGCCGGTGCCACCGCAGGTGGCCTGCGCCCTGCCCTCGCTCGATGCGCTGGGCTTCGAGCGCAGCAACCTGCATGCGCTGAAGATCCCGGTCGGCGAACGTGGCGCGCAGGCGCTGCTCGACGACTTCCTGCCGCGCATCGACGAATACGGCCGCACGCGCGACTTCCCGGCCGTGAAGGGGCCGAGCTACCTGTCCGTGCACCTGCGCTTCGGCACCTGCTCGATCCGCACGCTGGCCCGCGAGGCCTGGGCCAGGCAGCAGGCCGGCAGCGAGGGCGCCCGGGTGTGGCTGTCGGAGCTGGTCTGGCGCGACTTCTACCACCAGATCCTGCATCACCACCCGCGTGTCGTCGGGCACTGCTTCAAGCCGGAGTTCGACGCCATCCGCTGGGACCACGGCAAGCATGCCGACGAACTGTTCGCCGCCTGGTGCGCCGGCCGCACGGGCTACCCGCTGATCGACGCCGCGATGGCCCAGATCAACCAGACCGGCTACATGCACAACCGGCTGCGCATGGTGGTGGCGAGCTTCCTGACCAAGGATCTCGGCATCGACTGGCGGCGCGGCGAACAGTATTTCGCCGACCACCTGAACGACTTCGACCTCGCGGCCAACAACGGCGGCTGGCAATGGGCGGCCTCGACTGGCTGCGATGCGCAGCCCTGGTTCCGCATCTTCAACCCGGTGTCTCAGAGCCGCCGCTTCGATCCGCAGGGGCGCTTCATCCGCCGCTACCTGCCTCAGCTGGCTGCGCTGCCCGACGAGCTGATCCACGCGCCCTGGGAGGCCCGGCCGGTGGACCTGGCGGCTGCCGGCATCGAACTCGGGATGCACTACCCCGCGCCGGTGGTGCAGCACGACGAGGCGCGTCAGCGCACGCTGGACCGGTTTGCCGTGGTGAAGAAGAAGGACTAG
- a CDS encoding HD-GYP domain-containing protein yields the protein MHLLRLIQSQVKLGEPLPWGVRDQQGKLLLARGQVIANEAQLAALLERGASVDIEEVRAAARGDADTARPVSLFAQWEQVLWQLDRVLRSVSGEPGFGQRVNELVQRIEALTLRDPDIAIYLTVRQDPKRLTIYALAHSVHCAMVSLLMARRLGWDEESTHTLMKAALTMNIAILDLQGRMAAQGVPPTPPQMDMIRVHPTQGVEMLKAAGIDELPWLESIAHHHERPDGTGYPAGLRESGEQATVLRYIDVFMAKMAPRALRAPLSAQLAARQLFQESGGAPASAAIIKEFGIYPPGEFVQLKSGEMAVVVRRGANASTPLAAAITDRHGMPNVNTVVRDTSKPEFAIAALAAETNLVLRVPPERLFGLPE from the coding sequence ATGCATCTGCTCAGGCTGATCCAAAGCCAGGTGAAGCTCGGCGAGCCCTTGCCCTGGGGCGTGCGTGACCAGCAGGGCAAGTTGCTGCTGGCCCGTGGGCAGGTGATCGCCAACGAGGCACAACTCGCCGCCCTGCTCGAGCGTGGTGCGAGCGTCGACATCGAGGAGGTGCGCGCGGCGGCACGGGGCGACGCCGATACGGCCCGGCCGGTGAGCCTGTTCGCGCAGTGGGAGCAGGTGCTGTGGCAGCTCGATCGTGTGCTGCGCAGCGTGAGCGGCGAGCCGGGCTTCGGCCAGCGCGTGAATGAACTCGTGCAGCGCATCGAGGCGCTGACTCTGCGCGACCCCGACATCGCGATCTACCTGACGGTGCGCCAGGACCCGAAGCGACTGACGATCTACGCGCTGGCCCACTCCGTGCACTGCGCGATGGTGTCGCTACTCATGGCACGGCGGCTCGGCTGGGACGAGGAGTCCACGCACACGCTGATGAAGGCCGCGTTGACGATGAACATCGCCATCCTCGACCTGCAGGGCCGCATGGCCGCACAGGGCGTGCCGCCCACGCCGCCGCAGATGGACATGATCCGCGTGCACCCGACGCAGGGTGTGGAGATGCTGAAGGCGGCCGGCATCGACGAACTGCCCTGGCTCGAGTCCATCGCGCACCACCACGAGCGGCCGGACGGCACGGGTTACCCGGCTGGTCTGCGCGAATCGGGCGAACAGGCCACGGTGCTGCGCTATATCGACGTGTTCATGGCCAAGATGGCGCCGCGGGCGCTGCGCGCACCACTGTCTGCGCAGCTCGCCGCCCGGCAGCTCTTCCAGGAATCCGGCGGCGCGCCGGCGTCGGCGGCGATCATCAAGGAGTTCGGCATCTACCCGCCGGGCGAGTTCGTGCAGCTCAAGTCGGGCGAGATGGCGGTGGTGGTGCGCCGCGGCGCCAATGCCAGCACGCCGCTGGCCGCCGCCATCACCGACCGGCACGGCATGCCCAATGTCAATACGGTCGTGCGCGACACCTCGAAGCCCGAATTCGCCATCGCCGCGCTCGCGGCGGAGACGAACCTGGTGCTGCGCGTGCCGCCGGAGCGGCTGTTCGGCTTGCCGGAGTGA
- the pyrR gene encoding bifunctional pyr operon transcriptional regulator/uracil phosphoribosyltransferase PyrR yields the protein MSSLLLDAEALYADLLAGVRMLMQPGSALVGIWSGGAWLAERLQRDLKIEGEHGVISSALHRDDFGSRGMAAGADHTRLPFEVEGRHIVLIDDVLFTGRTTRAVINELFDFGRPASVTLAVLVDRGGRELPIQPAFSAARVALPRGQRLSLARDEQGRFSFDIKDAT from the coding sequence ATGAGCAGCCTTCTCCTCGATGCCGAAGCGCTCTATGCCGACCTGCTGGCCGGCGTGCGCATGCTGATGCAGCCCGGCAGCGCCCTGGTGGGCATCTGGTCGGGCGGCGCCTGGCTGGCCGAGCGCCTGCAGCGCGACCTGAAGATCGAGGGCGAGCACGGCGTCATCTCCAGCGCCTTGCACCGCGACGACTTCGGTTCGCGCGGCATGGCCGCCGGCGCCGACCACACGCGGCTGCCCTTCGAGGTCGAGGGCCGGCACATCGTGCTGATCGACGACGTGCTGTTCACCGGCCGCACCACGCGCGCCGTCATCAACGAACTGTTCGACTTCGGCCGCCCGGCCAGCGTCACGCTGGCGGTGCTGGTCGACCGCGGCGGGCGCGAGCTGCCGATCCAGCCGGCCTTCTCGGCCGCGCGCGTGGCCCTGCCGCGCGGCCAGCGCCTGTCCCTGGCCCGCGACGAGCAGGGCCGATTCAGCTTCGACATCAAGGACGCCACCTGA
- a CDS encoding aspartate carbamoyltransferase catalytic subunit: MLSRRNPQLNAHGELIHLLSIEGLPKAVLTQILDTAGTFLSVNDREVKKVPLLRGKSVFNLFFENSTRTRTTFEIAAKRLSADVINLDIARSSTAKGESLLDTIANLSAMHADMFVVRHSESGAPYLIAQHCAPHVHVVNAGDGRHAHPTQGLLDMYTIRHYKRDFTQLTVAIVGDIVHSRVARSDIHALTTLGVPEIRAVGPKTLVPGDLREMGVRVCHDMAEGIRGADVIIMLRLQNERMSGAMLPSAGEFFKNYGLTPEKLALAKPDAIVMHPGPINRGVEIDSAVADGTQSVILPQVTFGIAVRMAVMSIIAGNNA; encoded by the coding sequence ATGCTGTCCCGACGCAACCCCCAGCTCAACGCCCACGGCGAACTGATCCACCTGCTGTCGATCGAGGGCCTGCCCAAGGCGGTGCTGACGCAGATCCTCGACACCGCCGGCACCTTCCTGTCGGTCAACGACCGCGAGGTGAAGAAGGTGCCGCTGCTGCGCGGCAAGAGCGTGTTCAACCTGTTCTTCGAGAACAGCACGCGCACGCGCACCACCTTCGAGATCGCCGCCAAGCGCCTGTCGGCCGACGTCATCAACCTGGACATCGCGCGCAGTTCCACCGCCAAGGGCGAGAGCCTGCTCGACACCATCGCCAACCTGTCGGCGATGCACGCCGACATGTTCGTGGTGCGGCACAGCGAGAGCGGCGCGCCCTACCTGATCGCGCAGCACTGCGCTCCGCACGTGCACGTGGTCAACGCCGGCGACGGCCGCCATGCGCACCCGACGCAGGGCCTGCTCGACATGTACACCATCCGCCACTACAAGCGCGACTTCACGCAGCTCACGGTGGCGATCGTCGGTGACATCGTTCACTCGCGCGTGGCGCGCTCCGACATCCATGCGCTGACCACGCTGGGCGTGCCGGAGATCCGCGCCGTCGGCCCGAAGACGCTGGTGCCCGGCGACCTGCGCGAGATGGGCGTGCGCGTGTGCCACGACATGGCCGAGGGCATCCGCGGTGCCGACGTGATCATCATGCTGCGACTGCAGAACGAGCGCATGAGCGGCGCGATGCTGCCGTCCGCCGGCGAGTTCTTCAAGAACTACGGACTGACGCCCGAGAAGCTGGCGCTGGCCAAACCCGACGCCATCGTCATGCACCCCGGGCCGATCAACCGCGGCGTCGAGATCGACTCGGCGGTGGCCGACGGCACCCAGAGCGTCATCCTGCCGCAGGTGACCTTCGGCATCGCGGTGCGCATGGCGGTCATGTCCATCATCGCGGGCAACAACGCATGA
- the ruvX gene encoding Holliday junction resolvase RuvX: MSMAVPAMPSIPRSFLAFDFGLRRVGVASGNSLTRQATPMKTVSAEGEPRFAEIARLIAQWQPDALVVGVPFHPDGAEHDNTRRARRFARQLHGRFGLPVHEVDERYTTTEAAAAGARDLDAASAAIILEQFLGTLP; this comes from the coding sequence ATGAGCATGGCGGTGCCGGCCATGCCTTCCATTCCCCGCAGCTTTCTCGCCTTCGATTTCGGGCTTCGCCGCGTCGGCGTGGCCAGCGGCAACTCGCTCACCCGCCAGGCGACGCCGATGAAGACGGTGTCGGCCGAAGGCGAGCCGCGTTTCGCCGAAATTGCCCGCCTCATTGCGCAATGGCAACCCGATGCGCTGGTGGTGGGCGTGCCGTTCCACCCGGACGGCGCCGAGCACGACAATACGCGGCGCGCGCGGCGCTTCGCCCGCCAGCTGCACGGGCGCTTCGGGCTGCCGGTGCACGAGGTGGACGAGCGCTACACCACCACCGAGGCCGCGGCTGCGGGGGCGCGCGACCTCGATGCAGCCTCGGCTGCGATCATCCTGGAACAGTTTCTCGGGACCTTGCCATGA
- a CDS encoding dihydroorotase, with product MKILIQNGRLVDPASGRDETADVAIAAGRIVAIGGVSADFTPNRIIDASGLVVAPGLVDLAVRLREPGHEHEGMLESEMAAAMAGGVTSLVCLPDTDPPLDEPGLVEMLKFRARNLNLARLYPLGALTRGLKGDTLTEMAELTEAGCVGFSQAEVSCRDTLVLHRALQYASTFGYTVWLRPNDSWLGNGVAAKGPLATRLGLSGVPVIAETIALNTIFELVRDTRARVHLCRISSAAGIELIRAAKAEGLPVSCDVSVNHLHLTDVDIGYFNAAMRLTPPLRQQRDRDAIRAALADGTVDALVSDHTPVDADAKNLPFAEAEPGATGLELLLGLTLKWGAESGLPLAKTLAAVTQRPVAVLGDALDSLGSSTGRLVEGGVADLCLFDPAAHWLVRPAALCSQGKNTPFDGYELPGRVKATIVGGHVAFEAARD from the coding sequence ATGAAGATCCTCATCCAGAACGGGCGCCTCGTCGACCCCGCCAGCGGCCGCGACGAGACGGCCGATGTCGCCATCGCCGCCGGGCGCATCGTCGCCATCGGCGGCGTCAGCGCCGACTTCACGCCGAACCGCATCATCGACGCCAGCGGCCTGGTGGTCGCGCCCGGCCTCGTCGACCTGGCCGTGCGGCTGCGTGAGCCCGGCCACGAGCACGAGGGCATGCTCGAGAGCGAGATGGCCGCGGCGATGGCCGGCGGCGTGACCAGCCTCGTCTGCCTGCCCGATACCGACCCGCCGCTGGACGAACCCGGCCTGGTCGAGATGCTCAAGTTCCGCGCGCGCAACCTCAACCTCGCGCGCCTGTACCCGCTGGGTGCGCTGACGCGCGGCCTGAAGGGTGACACGCTGACCGAGATGGCCGAGCTCACCGAGGCCGGCTGCGTCGGCTTCTCGCAGGCCGAGGTGTCCTGCCGCGACACGCTGGTGCTGCACCGCGCGCTGCAGTACGCCAGCACCTTCGGCTACACGGTATGGCTGCGCCCGAACGACAGCTGGCTGGGCAACGGCGTGGCCGCCAAGGGGCCGCTGGCCACGCGGCTGGGCCTGTCGGGCGTGCCGGTGATCGCCGAGACGATCGCGCTGAACACCATCTTCGAGCTGGTGCGCGACACGCGCGCCCGCGTGCACCTGTGCCGCATCAGCAGCGCCGCGGGCATCGAGCTGATCCGCGCTGCCAAGGCCGAGGGCCTGCCCGTGAGCTGCGACGTGAGCGTGAACCATCTTCACCTGACCGACGTCGACATCGGCTACTTCAACGCCGCGATGCGACTGACGCCGCCGCTGCGCCAGCAGCGCGACCGCGATGCGATCCGCGCCGCGCTGGCCGACGGCACCGTCGATGCGCTGGTCAGCGACCACACGCCGGTCGACGCCGACGCCAAGAACCTGCCCTTCGCCGAGGCCGAGCCCGGCGCCACCGGGCTGGAATTGCTGCTCGGCCTGACGCTGAAGTGGGGCGCCGAGAGCGGCCTGCCGCTGGCGAAGACGCTGGCCGCCGTCACGCAGCGGCCGGTGGCGGTGCTCGGCGATGCGCTGGATTCGCTGGGTTCGAGCACAGGCCGCCTGGTCGAGGGCGGCGTGGCCGACCTGTGCCTGTTCGACCCCGCGGCGCACTGGCTGGTGCGCCCGGCGGCGCTGTGCAGCCAGGGCAAGAACACGCCCTTCGACGGCTACGAGCTGCCGGGCCGCGTGAAGGCCACGATCGTCGGCGGGCATGTGGCCTTCGAAGCCGCGCGCGACTGA
- a CDS encoding GGDEF domain-containing protein, with product MAELVDHLAELTGFRDRELLDVTLVGALRDLLRPRAVAIYRSVGEAGHERWLTRARLQAGELAARADPGWVDLESLPAHHEHPARLDAFRRQTIVQLPGPVHLTLFPVATDRESLGVMEVESDSALDERDQRLVMSILRIYRNFQGLLDYSERDTLTGLLNRKTFDESFMKAVAEPMLPPPDGEGEDRRTAAQRCRYWMGVIDIDHFKRVNDTYGHLIGDEVLLLLARLMRASFRFDDRLYRFGGEEFVVLMRCTDAPAAALAFERLRFHVERHVFPQVGHITVSIGFTELKRGDTPSGAFERADKAVYFAKGQGRNQVRHHAELVASGHLEDDAKVGDVELF from the coding sequence ATGGCCGAACTCGTCGACCATCTGGCCGAACTGACCGGCTTCCGCGATCGGGAACTGCTCGACGTGACGCTGGTCGGCGCCTTGCGCGACCTGCTGCGCCCGCGTGCGGTGGCCATCTACCGCAGCGTCGGCGAGGCCGGCCACGAGCGCTGGCTGACGCGCGCGAGACTGCAGGCCGGCGAGCTGGCGGCCCGGGCCGACCCGGGCTGGGTCGACCTCGAGAGCCTGCCCGCCCACCACGAGCACCCGGCGCGACTCGATGCCTTTCGACGGCAGACCATCGTGCAGTTGCCGGGGCCGGTGCACCTGACGCTGTTCCCGGTCGCCACCGACCGCGAGAGCCTGGGCGTGATGGAGGTCGAGAGCGACAGCGCGCTCGACGAGCGCGACCAGCGCCTGGTGATGAGCATCCTGCGCATCTACCGCAACTTCCAGGGCCTGCTTGACTACAGCGAGCGCGACACGCTGACCGGCCTGCTCAACCGCAAGACCTTCGACGAGAGCTTCATGAAGGCGGTGGCCGAGCCGATGCTGCCGCCGCCCGATGGCGAAGGCGAAGACCGGCGCACCGCCGCGCAGCGCTGCCGCTACTGGATGGGCGTGATCGACATCGATCACTTCAAGCGCGTCAACGACACCTACGGCCACCTGATCGGCGACGAGGTGCTGCTGCTGCTCGCACGGCTGATGCGTGCCAGCTTCCGTTTCGACGACCGGCTCTACCGTTTCGGTGGCGAGGAGTTCGTGGTGCTGATGCGCTGCACCGACGCGCCGGCCGCGGCGCTGGCCTTCGAGCGCCTGCGTTTCCACGTCGAGCGCCACGTGTTCCCGCAGGTGGGCCACATCACGGTGAGCATCGGCTTCACCGAGCTCAAGCGGGGCGACACGCCCAGCGGCGCCTTCGAGCGGGCCGACAAGGCGGTCTACTTCGCCAAGGGCCAGGGCCGCAACCAGGTGAGGCACCACGCCGAACTGGTGGCTTCGGGGCACCTCGAAGACGACGCCAAGGTCGGTGACGTCGAGCTGTTCTAG
- a CDS encoding 1-acyl-sn-glycerol-3-phosphate acyltransferase — protein sequence MWPSKPRATEAGARVRGLIALWRLGAAVLQVLGGALICAVLFPFLKPAQRMAHVGRWSARMLRALGIRLEAQGAVHPGPVLLVANHISWVDILAVNAVHPARFVSKADVKHWPFLGWLVACGGTLFIERERKRDALRVVHQIAEALKSGDVVAVFPEGTTGDGHGVLPFHANLLQAAIATEAPVQPVVLSYRDAASPVSQAASYVGDTSLVQSLWSTVTADKLVARVVVENAQGTRHADRRALAEHLRETILGRLQEDRA from the coding sequence ATGTGGCCTTCGAAGCCGCGCGCGACTGAGGCCGGCGCCAGGGTGCGTGGGCTGATCGCGCTGTGGCGGCTCGGTGCCGCCGTGCTGCAGGTCCTGGGCGGAGCGCTCATCTGTGCCGTGCTGTTCCCCTTCCTGAAGCCGGCGCAGCGCATGGCACATGTCGGCCGCTGGTCGGCGCGCATGCTGCGCGCGCTGGGCATCCGGCTCGAGGCGCAGGGCGCCGTGCATCCGGGGCCGGTGCTGCTGGTGGCCAATCACATCTCCTGGGTCGACATCCTCGCCGTCAATGCAGTGCACCCGGCGCGCTTCGTCTCCAAGGCCGACGTGAAGCACTGGCCCTTCCTCGGCTGGCTGGTGGCCTGCGGCGGCACGCTGTTCATCGAGCGTGAGCGCAAGCGCGACGCGCTGCGCGTGGTGCACCAGATCGCCGAAGCGCTCAAGTCGGGCGACGTGGTCGCGGTGTTCCCCGAAGGAACCACGGGCGATGGCCATGGCGTGCTGCCCTTCCACGCCAACCTGCTGCAGGCCGCCATCGCCACCGAGGCGCCGGTGCAGCCGGTGGTGCTGAGCTACCGTGACGCGGCCTCGCCGGTGAGTCAGGCTGCGTCTTACGTGGGCGACACCAGCCTCGTGCAATCCCTGTGGTCCACCGTGACGGCCGACAAGCTCGTCGCCCGCGTCGTGGTCGAGAATGCCCAGGGCACGCGCCATGCCGACCGGCGCGCGCTGGCCGAGCATCTGCGCGAGACCATCCTGGGACGGCTGCAGGAGGACCGGGCTTGA
- a CDS encoding ribose-phosphate diphosphokinase: protein MLLAFADESPLAHALAREMDCELAFVETHHFPDGEIKLRLPPALPPRVVMLRGLQQPNDRLVQLMLAGRTARELGARHLTLASPYLAYMRQDMAFQPGEAVSQRIVVGFLGSLFDRVITIDPHLHRIASLDEVMPGSRGVALTAAPLLGAWIASQWPADALPLLVGPDEEAEQWVRAAGERTGLQGLVCRKTRRGDRDVTVELPAQDITGRDVVIIDDVASTGHTIVQAAAALRERGVASIDVAVVHALFGGDAIERLMQAGVRRVWSTDAVPHSSNVVTVAPLLARAIADCD from the coding sequence ATGCTGCTGGCCTTTGCCGACGAAAGCCCGCTGGCGCACGCGCTGGCGCGCGAGATGGACTGCGAGCTCGCCTTCGTCGAGACGCACCACTTTCCCGATGGCGAGATCAAGCTGCGGCTGCCGCCGGCGCTGCCGCCACGCGTGGTGATGCTGCGCGGCCTGCAGCAGCCCAACGACCGCCTGGTGCAGCTGATGCTGGCCGGGCGCACCGCGCGCGAGCTCGGCGCGCGCCACCTGACGCTGGCCTCGCCCTACCTCGCCTACATGCGGCAGGACATGGCCTTCCAGCCCGGCGAGGCCGTGAGTCAGCGCATCGTCGTCGGCTTTCTGGGCAGCCTGTTCGACCGCGTGATCACGATCGATCCGCACCTGCATCGCATCGCTTCGCTCGACGAAGTGATGCCGGGCTCGCGGGGCGTCGCCTTGACCGCAGCGCCGCTGCTCGGCGCCTGGATCGCTTCGCAGTGGCCGGCCGACGCGCTGCCGCTGCTCGTCGGTCCCGACGAGGAGGCCGAGCAGTGGGTGCGTGCGGCCGGCGAACGCACTGGCCTGCAGGGGCTGGTCTGCCGCAAGACGCGACGCGGCGATCGCGATGTGACGGTCGAACTCCCCGCACAGGACATCACTGGGCGCGATGTGGTGATCATCGATGACGTGGCCAGCACAGGCCACACGATCGTGCAGGCTGCAGCGGCGCTGCGCGAGCGGGGCGTCGCCTCGATCGACGTGGCGGTGGTGCATGCGCTGTTCGGCGGTGATGCGATCGAACGGTTGATGCAGGCCGGCGTCCGCCGCGTGTGGAGCACCGACGCCGTGCCGCATTCGAGCAACGTTGTCACGGTCGCGCCCCTGCTGGCGAGGGCAATCGCGGATTGCGACTGA
- a CDS encoding thymidine phosphorylase family protein produces MTIRRVAIDTFREHVAYLHRDCTAVRAEGFQALSKVEVSGNGSSILAVLNVVDDECIVGPTELGLSEEAFSRLGLAAGHGASLQHAEPPASIAALHRKIAGERLSRDDLHGIIRDIAQMRYTKIELAAFVVAANQFEMDRDEVLHLTEGMIAAGRRLDWHQEVRSGPVVDKHCIGGIPGNRTSMLVVPIVAAHGMLIPKTSSRAITSPAGTADTMEMLAQVELPFDRLAAIVRETGGCLAWGGTADLSPADDVLIAVERPLGIDSPGQMVASILSKKIAAGSTHLVLDIPVGPSAKVRGMPEAQRLKKLFEYVASRLQLHIDVVITDGRQPIGRGIGPVLEARDVMQVLENDPAAPMDLRQKALRLAGRVIEFDPDVRGGDGFAIARDILDSGRALAKMNQIIDAQGRRPFSWAAPPVAPLSFDVLAPRDGVVTAIDNLAVARIAQLAGAPKVAGAGIDLLHRLGDAVKAGQALYRVHARFEADLDYARRKSEADAGFRVGTADELPRDYVLRDNGAGF; encoded by the coding sequence CTGACGATCCGCCGTGTCGCCATCGACACCTTCCGCGAGCATGTGGCCTACCTGCACCGCGACTGCACGGCCGTGCGCGCCGAAGGCTTCCAGGCGCTGTCGAAGGTGGAGGTCAGCGGCAACGGATCGAGCATCCTGGCGGTGCTCAACGTGGTGGACGACGAATGCATCGTCGGCCCCACCGAGCTGGGGCTGAGCGAGGAGGCCTTCTCCCGCCTGGGCCTGGCGGCCGGCCACGGCGCAAGCCTGCAGCATGCGGAGCCGCCGGCCTCGATCGCCGCGCTGCACCGCAAGATCGCCGGCGAGCGCCTCTCGCGCGACGATCTGCACGGCATCATCCGCGACATCGCGCAGATGCGCTACACGAAGATCGAGCTGGCGGCCTTCGTCGTGGCGGCCAACCAGTTCGAGATGGACCGCGACGAGGTGCTGCACCTTACCGAAGGCATGATCGCCGCCGGCCGCCGCCTCGACTGGCACCAGGAGGTGCGCAGCGGGCCGGTGGTCGACAAGCACTGCATCGGCGGCATCCCCGGCAACCGCACCTCGATGCTGGTGGTGCCCATCGTTGCCGCGCACGGCATGCTGATCCCCAAGACCTCGTCGCGCGCGATCACCTCGCCGGCCGGCACCGCCGACACGATGGAGATGCTTGCGCAGGTCGAGCTGCCCTTCGACCGCCTGGCCGCCATCGTGCGCGAGACCGGCGGCTGCCTCGCCTGGGGCGGCACGGCCGACCTGTCGCCGGCCGACGACGTGCTGATCGCGGTGGAGCGCCCGCTGGGCATCGACTCGCCAGGGCAGATGGTGGCCTCGATCCTGTCGAAGAAGATCGCCGCCGGCTCCACGCACCTGGTGCTCGACATCCCGGTCGGACCGAGCGCCAAGGTGCGCGGCATGCCCGAGGCGCAGCGGCTGAAGAAGCTGTTCGAGTACGTGGCCTCGCGGCTGCAGCTGCACATCGACGTGGTGATCACCGACGGCCGCCAGCCGATCGGCCGCGGCATCGGCCCGGTGCTGGAGGCGCGCGACGTGATGCAGGTGCTCGAGAACGACCCTGCCGCGCCGATGGACCTGCGCCAGAAGGCGCTGCGCCTGGCCGGCCGCGTGATCGAGTTCGACCCCGACGTGCGCGGCGGCGACGGCTTCGCGATCGCGCGAGACATCCTCGACTCCGGCCGTGCGCTGGCGAAGATGAACCAGATCATCGATGCGCAGGGCCGGCGGCCGTTCTCGTGGGCGGCACCGCCGGTGGCACCGCTGTCCTTCGACGTGCTGGCGCCGCGCGACGGCGTGGTCACCGCAATCGACAACCTGGCGGTGGCGCGCATCGCGCAACTGGCCGGCGCGCCCAAGGTGGCCGGTGCCGGCATCGACCTGCTGCACCGCCTGGGCGACGCCGTGAAGGCCGGCCAGGCGTTGTACCGCGTGCATGCGCGCTTCGAGGCCGACCTCGACTACGCGCGGCGCAAGTCCGAAGCCGACGCGGGCTTTCGTGTCGGCACGGCCGACGAACTGCCGCGCGACTACGTGCTGCGCGACAACGGTGCCGGGTTCTGA